A single genomic interval of Bradyrhizobium japonicum USDA 6 harbors:
- a CDS encoding GIY-YIG nuclease family protein: MSIDRKAAIAAYKERKTIAGIYVVRCAASGEAWVGQAPNLQTIQNRIWFSLRQGSHTCPTLQAAWNAHGEAGLTFGECERLDDEETDYVRNALLKERMLHWRSALNAEAI; this comes from the coding sequence GTGAGCATCGACCGGAAGGCAGCCATCGCCGCCTACAAGGAGCGCAAGACCATTGCGGGCATCTACGTCGTCCGCTGTGCGGCATCGGGCGAGGCCTGGGTCGGCCAGGCGCCGAACCTGCAGACCATCCAGAACCGCATCTGGTTCTCGCTCCGCCAGGGCAGCCACACCTGCCCTACCCTCCAGGCTGCCTGGAACGCGCATGGCGAGGCAGGCCTGACGTTCGGCGAATGCGAGCGGCTGGACGATGAGGAGACGGACTACGTCAGGAACGCGCTCCTGAAGGAGCGCATGCTGCACTGGCGGTCGGCATTGAACGCCGAGGCGATCTGA
- a CDS encoding adenine phosphoribosyltransferase — MTFDHDLKASVRTIPDYPKPGILFRDITTLLADARAFRRAVDELVNPWAGNKIDKVAGMEARGFIIGGAVAHQLSAGFVPIRKKGKLPHTTVRIAYSLEYGIDEMEMHVDAIRPGERVILVDDLIATGGTAEGAVKLLRQIGANVVAACFIVDLPDLGGAAKLRAMDVPVRTLMTFEGH; from the coding sequence ATGACTTTTGACCACGATCTGAAGGCGAGCGTCCGCACCATTCCCGACTATCCCAAGCCGGGAATCCTGTTCCGCGACATCACGACCCTGCTCGCGGATGCGCGCGCGTTCCGCCGCGCGGTCGACGAGCTGGTCAATCCCTGGGCCGGCAACAAGATCGACAAGGTCGCCGGCATGGAGGCGCGCGGCTTCATCATCGGCGGCGCGGTGGCGCACCAGCTTTCAGCCGGCTTCGTGCCGATCCGCAAGAAAGGCAAGCTGCCGCACACCACCGTGCGCATCGCTTACTCTCTCGAATATGGCATCGACGAGATGGAGATGCATGTCGACGCGATCCGGCCCGGCGAGCGCGTGATCCTGGTCGACGATCTCATCGCCACCGGCGGCACTGCGGAGGGCGCGGTGAAACTGCTGCGCCAGATCGGCGCCAATGTGGTCGCCGCCTGCTTCATCGTCGATCTGCCCGATCTCGGCGGCGCCGCCAAGCTGCGTGCGATGGACGTGCCGGTGCGAACGCTGATGACGTTCGAAGGGCATTGA